One Tolypothrix bouteillei VB521301 DNA window includes the following coding sequences:
- a CDS encoding LptF/LptG family permease, with amino-acid sequence MTQTKSFYTLNSLLPFSLMDRYLVSELVPPFLFGVGAFTSIGVSIDVVFELIRKIVESGLPLTIAIQVFFLKMSGFIVYAFPMSTLLATLMTYSRLSSESELIALRGCGVSVYRMVLTAVMLSLVVTGLSFLFNEQLVPAANYQASQILDKALKSDQPAIVKRQNLFYPEYQKVKQEEGVKKKVLTRLFYADEFDGKQMKGLTILDRSQEGVNQIVVAESGEWNPGQNVWDFYNGTIYLVASDSSYRNIVRFERQQLKLPRTALDLAQKSRDYGEMNIAQALEQLEIERLGGDEQKIRKLQVRIQQKISLPFVCVVFGLVGAAMGTIPQRTGRGTSFGISVIVIFTYYLLWFISGAMGEAGVLSPFMAAWLSNFIGLVIGLNLLSRVAQR; translated from the coding sequence ATGACACAAACTAAGTCTTTCTACACTTTAAATTCTCTGTTGCCCTTTTCGCTCATGGATCGTTACCTCGTCAGCGAATTAGTCCCACCATTTTTGTTTGGCGTAGGAGCATTTACATCAATCGGTGTTTCAATTGATGTTGTCTTTGAATTAATCAGAAAAATAGTTGAATCCGGTTTACCTTTAACCATTGCCATTCAAGTTTTCTTCCTGAAAATGTCAGGTTTCATCGTCTATGCTTTTCCCATGTCCACACTTTTAGCGACGTTGATGACCTACAGTCGTCTTTCTAGCGAAAGCGAACTTATTGCCTTACGTGGATGTGGGGTGAGTGTTTACCGCATGGTACTAACGGCAGTCATGTTGAGTCTTGTCGTTACGGGATTATCATTTTTGTTTAACGAGCAACTTGTACCCGCAGCAAATTATCAAGCATCTCAAATTTTAGACAAGGCATTAAAGTCAGATCAACCTGCGATCGTGAAGCGACAAAATCTCTTTTACCCGGAGTACCAAAAGGTCAAGCAGGAGGAAGGAGTTAAGAAAAAAGTTTTGACACGCTTGTTCTACGCGGACGAATTTGATGGAAAACAGATGAAAGGCTTGACCATTTTAGACCGTTCCCAAGAGGGGGTGAATCAAATTGTTGTTGCAGAATCAGGGGAATGGAATCCCGGTCAAAATGTTTGGGATTTTTACAACGGTACTATTTATCTAGTTGCTTCAGATAGCTCATACCGCAATATTGTACGATTTGAACGCCAACAACTAAAATTACCGCGTACAGCGTTGGACTTAGCACAGAAAAGCCGAGATTATGGCGAAATGAATATAGCCCAAGCATTAGAACAACTGGAAATTGAGCGTTTGGGCGGTGATGAGCAAAAAATTCGCAAACTCCAAGTTCGGATTCAACAGAAAATCTCCTTACCTTTTGTCTGTGTTGTTTTTGGTTTGGTTGGTGCAGCAATGGGAACGATACCACAACGAACTGGTAGAGGAACAAGTTTTGGTATTAGCGTGATCGTTATTTTCACTTACTATTTGCTGTGGTTTATTAGTGGTGCGATGGGGGAAGCCGGTGTTCTTTCGCCGTTTATGGCTGCTTGGTTGTCAAATTTCATTGGCTTGGTAATAGGTTTAAATCTCTTATCACGGGTAGCCCAAAGGTAA
- the ltrA gene encoding group II intron reverse transcriptase/maturase, whose amino-acid sequence MSKTRRVTTESNEEAIQPLKELRNHETVNDKSMVEWRHTDWRKLEKRVYKLQKRIYKASQRGNVKATRKLQKTLMKSWSAKCLAVRRVTQDNQGKKTAGVDGVKSLTPKQRLTLVAKLKLGSKVSSTRRVWIPKPGKDEKRPLGIPTMYDRALQALVKMALEPEWEAKFEPNSYGFRPGRSCHDAIEAIFNSIKTKPKFVLDADISKCFDKIDHTALLRKLNTFPTIRRQIRAWLKAGVMDNQQFQETSEGTPQGGVISPLLANIALHGMEERIKQYAETLPGTKRVNRFSISLTRYADDFVILHENLAVVQRCQTIISEWLKDMGLELKPSKTRLTHTLNRYENEEPGFNFLGFNIRQFRVSKYHSKQGFKTIITPSKEKQRIHYERIASVINDHIPAPQEAIINRLNPIIRGWSNYYSTVVSKETYSTLDNLMYSKLKTWAKRRHPNKSGEWVTKKYWRTIGGDNWVFATPNKGEKNSMRLLKHAEIPIVRHVKVKGDASPYDGNLIYWSSRMGAHPEVPKRVTKLLKQQKGKCAHCELYFREEDVLEIDHKIPPTQGGKDEYKNLQLLHRHCHDIKTANDKLAGGMHLDKHQITEEPDELKNSRPVLKTSRSGDGAA is encoded by the coding sequence ATGTCTAAAACACGAAGAGTCACAACGGAATCAAATGAGGAAGCGATCCAACCCTTGAAGGAATTGCGAAATCATGAAACTGTGAATGATAAATCGATGGTGGAATGGAGGCACACTGACTGGCGTAAGCTAGAAAAACGTGTCTACAAGTTGCAAAAAAGAATCTACAAAGCCTCACAGCGTGGTAATGTCAAAGCAACTCGCAAACTCCAAAAGACGCTGATGAAGTCCTGGAGTGCAAAGTGTCTTGCGGTTAGACGGGTTACACAAGACAACCAAGGTAAGAAGACGGCGGGTGTGGACGGTGTGAAATCACTAACTCCAAAGCAACGTCTCACCTTAGTTGCCAAATTAAAATTAGGCTCAAAGGTATCGTCTACCAGACGTGTATGGATTCCAAAGCCTGGGAAAGATGAAAAAAGACCTTTGGGTATCCCGACAATGTATGACCGCGCATTGCAAGCTCTCGTAAAAATGGCACTTGAGCCAGAATGGGAAGCTAAGTTTGAACCTAACTCATATGGGTTTAGACCAGGACGCTCATGTCACGATGCTATCGAAGCTATTTTTAATAGTATCAAAACAAAACCAAAATTTGTTCTGGATGCTGACATATCAAAGTGCTTCGATAAAATCGACCACACGGCACTGCTAAGAAAATTAAATACATTCCCCACCATTCGCCGTCAAATACGTGCTTGGTTAAAAGCGGGAGTGATGGATAATCAGCAGTTCCAAGAGACATCTGAGGGTACTCCCCAAGGCGGAGTCATTTCGCCGCTTTTAGCAAACATTGCCCTCCACGGTATGGAAGAACGAATTAAACAATACGCTGAAACATTACCTGGTACAAAACGGGTCAATCGATTTAGTATATCGTTAACTCGTTACGCCGATGATTTCGTAATTTTACACGAAAATCTAGCCGTTGTTCAAAGATGTCAAACAATTATATCTGAGTGGTTAAAAGACATGGGTTTGGAATTGAAGCCATCAAAAACACGCCTAACTCATACTTTAAATAGGTATGAAAATGAAGAACCGGGGTTTAACTTCCTTGGTTTTAATATTAGGCAGTTTCGAGTGAGTAAATACCACTCAAAACAAGGTTTCAAAACAATCATCACCCCAAGCAAAGAAAAGCAGAGGATACACTACGAACGAATAGCTAGTGTCATCAATGACCACATCCCAGCTCCACAAGAGGCAATTATCAACCGATTAAATCCAATAATCAGGGGATGGTCTAACTACTATTCAACGGTAGTAAGTAAAGAAACTTACTCCACATTAGACAATCTTATGTATTCTAAGCTAAAAACTTGGGCAAAACGCCGTCACCCAAATAAATCAGGAGAATGGGTAACCAAGAAATACTGGCGCACCATTGGCGGTGATAATTGGGTCTTCGCCACTCCAAACAAAGGGGAAAAAAATTCGATGCGATTACTAAAACACGCAGAAATACCCATTGTTCGGCACGTAAAAGTGAAAGGCGATGCCAGTCCATACGATGGCAACCTAATTTATTGGAGTTCAAGAATGGGCGCACACCCTGAAGTGCCAAAAAGAGTAACAAAACTCTTAAAGCAACAAAAAGGAAAATGTGCTCACTGCGAATTGTACTTCCGAGAGGAAGATGTACTGGAAATTGACCACAAAATACCTCCAACTCAAGGAGGTAAAGACGAATATAAAAATCTCCAGTTATTACATAGACACTGCCACGACATAAAAACAGCCAATGACAAATTGGCTGGAGGTATGCACTTGGACAAGCACCAAATTACCGAGGAGCCGGATGAATTGAAAAATTCACGTCCGGTTTTGAAGACGAGTCGCTCTGGTGACGGAGCGGCTTAG
- the thrS gene encoding threonine--tRNA ligase produces MYDHRVLAKNMDLFHFEEHSPGMVFWHPMGLRLFRVIEDYMRRVYQSHGFEEVRSPLALSRSLWEQSGHWEKFGNNMFFVGSMSHDKHSKIDNPELEAVNYALKPMSCPAHIAIYKSRKRSYREIPMRLMEFGIVHRNEPSGSLSGCMRLRQFVQDDAHIFCQERDLRNEINSFLKMVSEVYSAFGYKNFAIRISTRPEQRLGSDTLWDKAEAALIGACQALGYAYEMLPGEGAFYGPKIEVSLEDHLGRSWQCGTIQVDFNLPQIFELSFVNKDGQLEQPVMLHQAVLGSLERWIGILLENQEGALPLWLAPVQIAVASISEKSADWAESIAAEIESMGIRTELYVGERTISKKIRELSAKKVPLIAVVGEQEKVNGTVNLRHLGIAGPEEIEFAKLKEELRSFA; encoded by the coding sequence ATGTACGACCATCGAGTTCTTGCTAAAAATATGGATTTATTTCACTTTGAAGAACACAGTCCGGGTATGGTCTTCTGGCATCCCATGGGTTTGAGGCTCTTCAGGGTTATCGAAGACTATATGCGGCGAGTTTATCAGTCTCACGGGTTTGAGGAAGTGCGCTCGCCTCTCGCATTGAGCCGTTCGCTGTGGGAACAATCCGGTCACTGGGAAAAATTTGGCAACAATATGTTTTTTGTAGGCAGTATGAGCCACGATAAGCACTCCAAGATTGACAATCCAGAATTAGAAGCTGTGAATTATGCTTTAAAACCAATGTCTTGTCCGGCTCACATTGCTATTTATAAGTCACGCAAGCGGAGTTATCGAGAAATTCCCATGCGGCTTATGGAGTTTGGTATTGTTCATCGCAATGAACCTTCTGGTTCTTTATCGGGTTGCATGCGTTTGCGTCAGTTTGTACAGGATGACGCTCATATTTTCTGTCAAGAAAGGGATTTGAGGAACGAGATTAATAGCTTTCTCAAGATGGTCAGTGAAGTTTATTCAGCATTTGGTTACAAAAATTTTGCTATCCGGATTTCTACGAGACCAGAACAGCGCTTGGGCTCTGACACGCTTTGGGACAAAGCGGAGGCTGCTTTGATAGGAGCGTGTCAAGCTTTAGGGTATGCCTACGAGATGTTACCGGGAGAAGGAGCTTTTTACGGTCCCAAAATTGAAGTGAGTTTGGAAGACCATCTTGGAAGATCTTGGCAGTGCGGTACAATTCAAGTTGACTTTAACCTTCCTCAAATTTTTGAGCTTTCTTTTGTCAATAAAGATGGGCAGCTCGAACAACCGGTCATGTTACACCAAGCGGTTTTAGGTTCTCTTGAACGCTGGATTGGAATTTTGTTGGAAAATCAAGAAGGTGCATTGCCTCTTTGGTTAGCCCCAGTTCAAATTGCTGTTGCTTCAATTTCTGAAAAATCTGCAGACTGGGCAGAATCCATTGCTGCAGAGATCGAGTCAATGGGAATTAGGACGGAACTTTATGTTGGCGAGCGCACGATTTCTAAAAAAATTCGAGAACTCTCAGCAAAAAAAGTTCCTCTAATTGCGGTAGTTGGCGAACAAGAAAAAGTCAATGGTACGGTTAATCTTCGCCACCTGGGTATTGCAGGACCCGAAGAAATTGAATTTGCCAAGCTTAAGGAGGAGCTGAGGTCTTTTGCTTAA
- a CDS encoding FtsW/RodA/SpoVE family cell cycle protein, translating to MNLRRLIPFFDDSVSSWALEARLLRWLTLIWLFVGLIVLFSASYAVADDRHNDGLYYFKRQVLWVFVALIIFNIIVNLPLRRIVNISHWFVILLLGLIFLTLIPGLGKKAFDASRWIAIGPIPIQPSELIKPFLVLQSARLFGQWERLSWRVRFVWLGIFCLIILGILIQPNLSTTALCGMTIWLIALAAGLPYKYLGGTAVGGVALAVLSISIKEYQRKRVLSFLNPWADPTGDGYQLVQSLLAVGSGRQWGAGFGLSQQKLFYLPIQDTDFIFAVFAEEFGFVGSTVLLVLLALYATLGLIIALKTKHSVYRLVAIGVTVLMVGQSLLHVGVTTGALPTTGLPLPMFSYGGNSMIASLLSAALLIRVARESSEADVVPLREESENRRRRRLFQRNHLT from the coding sequence GTGAATTTACGCCGCCTGATTCCATTCTTCGATGACTCGGTGTCCAGTTGGGCACTTGAGGCACGTTTATTGCGTTGGTTGACATTGATATGGCTGTTTGTGGGATTAATCGTGCTGTTTTCTGCATCTTATGCCGTTGCCGACGATCGCCACAATGATGGGCTGTATTACTTCAAGCGTCAAGTCCTGTGGGTGTTCGTAGCGTTAATAATATTCAATATCATAGTCAACCTGCCCTTACGCAGGATCGTAAATATATCCCATTGGTTTGTAATCTTGCTATTGGGGCTGATTTTCCTAACTTTGATACCGGGATTGGGAAAAAAGGCATTTGATGCGTCTCGCTGGATAGCCATAGGACCGATCCCAATTCAACCCTCTGAACTCATTAAACCCTTTTTAGTATTGCAAAGTGCGCGACTTTTTGGTCAATGGGAAAGGTTAAGTTGGCGAGTGCGCTTTGTTTGGCTGGGTATCTTTTGTCTGATTATTTTGGGAATTTTAATACAGCCTAACTTAAGTACAACTGCATTATGTGGAATGACAATTTGGCTGATTGCCCTTGCTGCAGGATTACCGTATAAGTATTTGGGAGGAACAGCAGTTGGAGGTGTAGCCCTGGCAGTACTGAGTATTAGTATCAAAGAATATCAGCGCAAACGAGTGCTTTCTTTTCTAAATCCATGGGCAGATCCAACTGGAGATGGTTATCAACTCGTACAAAGTTTGCTGGCTGTTGGTTCTGGTAGACAATGGGGGGCGGGGTTTGGGCTTTCCCAACAAAAGTTGTTTTATTTGCCAATTCAAGACACCGATTTTATTTTTGCTGTTTTTGCTGAAGAATTTGGTTTTGTTGGCAGTACGGTGCTGTTAGTACTGCTCGCTTTATACGCCACTTTAGGATTAATTATAGCTCTTAAGACCAAACATTCGGTCTATCGACTTGTAGCAATTGGGGTAACTGTTTTGATGGTAGGACAATCATTACTTCATGTTGGTGTTACCACTGGTGCTTTGCCAACAACTGGATTGCCATTACCCATGTTTAGTTATGGTGGAAATTCGATGATTGCTAGTTTGCTATCTGCTGCTTTGCTGATTCGCGTAGCACGCGAAAGCAGTGAAGCTGACGTAGTACCGTTGCGAGAAGAATCAGAGAACAGGCGAAGACGGCGGCTTTTCCAAAGAAATCATCTCACTTGA
- a CDS encoding LCP family protein, with amino-acid sequence MTSKKSLVAENDGVETSNKTRWKWLWLGMGAIALISATLGGLLAVSMTSTPLMQTKLTPKEAEVFESDRLTGEGLKFSELTRPVNILVMGMSVLPTDVQNPPAGVKNRGYLPQVNSFSGLTDVMLLVRLNPEEKKIVILSVPRDTRVSLEGHGVVKINAANVVGGPALSAKTVSELLGGVEIDRYIRINVLGVNKLIDALGGVTVDVPYDMKYRDDSQHLYINLKKGKQHLNGDKTLQMLRFRNDGRGDIGRVERQHIVMRSLAEQTLNPALLARFPKILNVVRSHLDTNLTIEEILTLVNFGVQTGNSNMETLTLPGRASTHHEYKTSYWIPNAKQIEKMAIDYFNLQVMNLPQTSDSTLRQVVIKDSTASDSESLQNLMRSLELVGYSGVYVPEPWREPLDTTYIIVRNGNRDTADALRAALGFGEVRVQDEGSFDSNITIDSPVTIVLGKDWLEQQNSTNLSY; translated from the coding sequence GTGACCAGTAAAAAATCTTTAGTGGCAGAAAATGATGGTGTTGAAACATCTAACAAAACACGTTGGAAGTGGCTGTGGTTGGGGATGGGTGCGATCGCACTGATTTCCGCAACATTAGGGGGGCTGCTTGCAGTTTCTATGACGAGCACACCTTTGATGCAGACAAAGCTGACCCCAAAGGAAGCGGAAGTTTTTGAGAGCGATCGCCTGACTGGAGAAGGGCTAAAATTTTCAGAGTTAACTCGTCCTGTCAACATTTTAGTTATGGGGATGAGTGTACTGCCAACAGATGTTCAAAACCCACCAGCGGGAGTGAAAAATCGCGGTTACTTACCCCAAGTTAACTCCTTTAGCGGTCTTACCGACGTCATGCTGTTAGTAAGACTTAACCCAGAGGAAAAAAAAATAGTTATTCTTTCTGTTCCTAGAGATACTCGTGTCTCTTTAGAAGGACATGGTGTTGTTAAAATCAATGCAGCTAACGTTGTAGGTGGACCAGCTTTAAGTGCCAAAACAGTCAGCGAACTATTAGGTGGAGTAGAAATTGACCGCTATATCAGAATTAACGTTTTAGGCGTTAACAAGTTAATTGATGCTTTGGGAGGCGTCACAGTTGATGTTCCCTATGATATGAAGTATAGAGATGATTCTCAACACTTATATATCAACTTAAAGAAAGGAAAACAACATCTTAACGGTGACAAAACCCTACAAATGTTGCGTTTCCGTAATGATGGACGTGGCGATATTGGTCGAGTTGAGCGACAGCACATAGTGATGCGATCGCTAGCAGAGCAAACCCTCAATCCCGCTTTGTTAGCACGATTTCCCAAAATTCTTAATGTTGTCCGGTCTCATCTTGACACCAATTTGACAATTGAGGAAATATTGACCCTTGTTAATTTTGGAGTGCAAACAGGTAACTCGAATATGGAAACGCTAACGCTTCCAGGTAGAGCCAGCACGCATCATGAGTATAAAACCAGTTATTGGATACCAAATGCCAAGCAGATTGAAAAAATGGCGATCGACTACTTTAATCTGCAGGTCATGAACCTACCGCAAACCTCCGACTCAACTCTACGACAAGTTGTCATTAAAGACAGCACGGCTAGCGATAGCGAAAGCCTGCAAAATTTAATGCGTTCGTTAGAACTCGTCGGTTACTCTGGTGTTTACGTACCTGAACCTTGGCGCGAACCTTTAGATACAACTTACATTATTGTCAGAAATGGAAATCGCGACACTGCCGACGCACTTCGCGCTGCTTTGGGATTTGGAGAAGTGCGCGTGCAAGATGAAGGCAGCTTTGACTCAAATATTACCATTGACTCGCCTGTGACTATTGTTTTGGGTAAGGATTGGTTGGAACAACAAAATAGCACCAATCTTTCCTACTAA
- a CDS encoding DUF6918 family protein, with protein MGLSDGLADPNKKNMVVSDCLKLMDTQVASTGGVSGIALKAGYTAIRKIAPNYCAEAVERLLPEFFSALDPIWSEGVQTGDPAKHLIQNQSRTADALLSVTDARSEKTKNTTVRSVYNKLRNSAKKNVEEAIPDLAQIIDNYTKS; from the coding sequence ATGGGACTGAGTGATGGTCTCGCAGATCCAAATAAAAAGAATATGGTTGTCTCAGACTGCCTAAAGTTGATGGACACGCAAGTTGCGTCAACCGGGGGAGTTTCTGGTATTGCCTTAAAAGCAGGCTACACTGCCATTAGGAAGATCGCGCCCAATTATTGCGCTGAAGCTGTGGAGCGTCTTCTGCCAGAATTTTTCTCGGCACTCGATCCTATTTGGAGTGAAGGCGTACAGACAGGCGATCCCGCCAAACACCTCATCCAAAACCAATCTCGTACAGCAGATGCATTGTTAAGTGTCACCGATGCTAGGAGTGAGAAAACCAAAAATACAACTGTACGGAGTGTGTACAACAAACTCCGCAACTCCGCTAAGAAGAACGTAGAGGAAGCAATACCGGACTTAGCACAGATAATTGATAACTATACTAAGAGCTGA
- the iscB gene encoding RNA-guided endonuclease IscB: MMTNSVFVLSKNGLILKPTTPARARILQSIGKGKKLKLFPFTLILDKDVDENIEPYLELRIDPGSKFTGISLVDLNKNEVIWAMELEHRGARIKMELIKRAATRRSRRSRRLRYRQKRFDRKKPDGWLAPSLRHRLLTTQTWIKRLLRLAPIKSIAIESVKFDFQKMETPDIEGIEYQQGTLFGYTLREALLEHWGRECVYCGKTDVPLQIEHIHARTKGGSDRFSNLTLSCEKCNQKKGNKPVEQFLKGKPEILQKIKAHQKKSLSDASAVNSTRKAIFEMAQQFGLRVISGDGASTKMIRIKSELPKQHWIDSACVGTDQIVKLRIYQSLRVTCTGHGTRQVQRVNASGFPAIASIKKNPITGKKEVNLVSKNEKYTHARAGDYVICNLLKDRKHIKAGIYRARVKTPTPKGVEVLINGYRIAIDRQYVQLIHCADGYECSFATIDQNLLRFSAIR, from the coding sequence ATGATGACTAATTCTGTATTTGTTTTAAGTAAGAATGGCTTAATACTAAAACCAACAACACCAGCAAGAGCCAGGATTTTACAATCTATTGGCAAAGGGAAAAAGCTGAAATTATTCCCATTTACTTTAATTCTAGATAAGGATGTTGATGAAAATATAGAGCCATATTTAGAACTAAGAATTGACCCCGGTTCAAAATTTACGGGCATTTCCTTAGTAGATTTAAATAAGAATGAAGTCATCTGGGCAATGGAATTAGAACACCGGGGCGCTCGGATTAAAATGGAATTAATTAAACGTGCAGCTACAAGACGTTCTAGAAGATCCAGAAGACTGCGCTATCGCCAAAAGAGATTTGACCGCAAAAAGCCAGATGGATGGTTAGCACCAAGTTTACGGCATAGATTGTTAACTACCCAGACTTGGATCAAACGGTTGCTGAGATTAGCTCCGATTAAATCAATTGCAATTGAATCGGTGAAATTCGATTTCCAAAAAATGGAGACACCAGATATAGAGGGGATTGAATATCAGCAAGGTACTTTGTTCGGCTACACCTTACGCGAAGCACTTCTAGAACATTGGGGTAGAGAATGTGTATATTGCGGTAAGACAGACGTTCCCTTACAAATAGAACACATTCATGCACGAACTAAAGGAGGTAGTGACCGATTCTCAAACCTGACTTTATCATGTGAAAAATGCAATCAGAAAAAGGGAAATAAGCCAGTAGAACAATTTCTCAAGGGGAAACCAGAAATTCTCCAAAAAATTAAAGCACACCAAAAAAAGTCTTTAAGTGATGCATCTGCTGTCAACTCTACCCGAAAAGCTATATTTGAGATGGCACAGCAATTCGGATTAAGAGTAATTAGTGGTGATGGTGCATCTACTAAAATGATTCGGATTAAAAGCGAATTGCCCAAACAGCATTGGATTGATAGTGCTTGTGTCGGAACCGACCAAATTGTTAAATTACGAATATACCAATCATTGCGCGTTACTTGTACTGGTCATGGCACAAGACAAGTACAAAGAGTGAATGCCAGTGGTTTTCCCGCCATAGCCAGCATCAAAAAGAATCCCATTACTGGTAAAAAAGAAGTCAATTTAGTCAGTAAAAATGAGAAATATACTCACGCTAGAGCTGGTGATTATGTGATTTGTAATTTGCTCAAAGATCGCAAACACATTAAGGCGGGAATTTATCGTGCTAGAGTCAAAACGCCAACGCCTAAAGGAGTAGAAGTCCTAATTAACGGGTATCGTATTGCAATCGATCGACAATACGTTCAGCTTATTCATTGTGCCGATGGCTATGAATGCAGTTTTGCTACGATTGACCAAAATTTACTTCGTTTTAGCGCGATTAGATAA
- the lptB gene encoding LPS export ABC transporter ATP-binding protein — MKIVLENVHKSYGKRVIVNRVNISVGQGEIVGLLGPNGAGKTTTFYIATGLEKPDRGTVWLDKMDVTPLPMHKRARLGIGYLAQEASIFRQLTVRENILLVLEQTNVPRSEWSRRLDMLLQEFRLEKVAKSKGIQLSGGERRRTELARALAAGKDGPKFLLLDEPFAGVDPIAVSEIQEIVAQLSDRNMGILITDHNVRETLAITDRGYIMREGQILASGTSDELYKNPLVRQYYLGDNFQV, encoded by the coding sequence AACATTTCGGTTGGCCAGGGAGAAATCGTTGGTTTACTCGGTCCTAATGGCGCAGGTAAAACTACAACTTTTTACATAGCTACGGGTTTGGAAAAGCCAGATCGGGGAACTGTTTGGTTGGATAAAATGGATGTGACGCCACTGCCAATGCACAAACGAGCAAGGCTGGGCATTGGATATCTTGCACAGGAAGCCAGTATTTTTCGTCAGCTGACTGTACGGGAAAATATTTTGTTAGTACTGGAACAAACCAATGTCCCTCGTTCGGAATGGTCGCGGAGACTGGATATGTTACTGCAAGAGTTTCGTTTGGAAAAAGTCGCTAAAAGCAAAGGAATTCAACTTTCTGGCGGCGAACGACGCCGAACGGAATTAGCACGGGCTTTGGCTGCAGGAAAAGATGGACCAAAATTTTTGCTTTTGGATGAACCCTTTGCTGGAGTCGATCCCATTGCTGTCTCAGAAATTCAGGAAATTGTGGCTCAATTGAGCGATCGCAATATGGGTATCCTAATTACAGACCATAACGTTCGCGAAACTCTTGCCATTACCGATCGCGGTTATATTATGCGTGAAGGGCAAATTCTGGCTTCTGGCACATCCGATGAACTTTACAAAAATCCTTTGGTACGTCAGTACTACTTAGGAGATAATTTTCAGGTATAG
- a CDS encoding RrF2 family transcriptional regulator, producing the protein MNSSILSKDLNSQNYTLLDLSSKVEYALLALLELASNKGKRDPLTMSEITARQPIPERYLEQILTSLRRAGLVQSHRGSRGGFVLVREPWQITLLEIVTVVEGERKDRESSLPPTLEKNLVHEVWDRANTAATEVLRRYTLQDLYQEREARIQQGPMYYI; encoded by the coding sequence ATGAACAGTAGTATACTGAGTAAAGACTTGAATAGCCAAAATTATACTCTTTTGGATCTGTCTTCCAAAGTAGAGTATGCACTGCTGGCTCTTTTAGAACTAGCAAGCAACAAAGGAAAAAGAGATCCACTTACCATGAGCGAGATTACCGCCAGACAACCCATACCGGAACGCTATTTAGAACAAATCCTCACTAGTCTGCGGCGAGCAGGTCTGGTACAAAGTCATCGTGGCTCAAGAGGCGGATTCGTTTTAGTTCGAGAACCTTGGCAAATTACCTTATTGGAAATTGTGACCGTTGTTGAAGGTGAGCGGAAGGACAGAGAATCTTCTCTTCCTCCCACTTTAGAAAAGAACTTAGTTCATGAAGTGTGGGATCGAGCCAATACAGCCGCTACTGAAGTTTTACGTCGCTATACTCTCCAAGATTTGTACCAGGAAAGGGAAGCTCGAATACAGCAAGGTCCAATGTATTACATTTAG
- a CDS encoding response regulator encodes MTKFTILVAEDDPNDAFFIQRAFQKTQLVHTLKVLEDGDAVINYLCGIDEYADRELYPLPTLILLDIKLPRRSGLEVLEWIRRQPHLKRLLVIMLTSSDQDRDINLAYELGANSYLTKPIGIDNLQEMVNSINKYWLLLNKQPEI; translated from the coding sequence ATGACCAAATTTACAATTTTAGTGGCGGAAGACGATCCTAATGACGCCTTCTTTATTCAAAGGGCTTTTCAAAAGACTCAACTGGTTCACACCCTTAAAGTTCTAGAAGATGGAGATGCGGTTATAAATTATCTATGTGGCATTGATGAATACGCTGACCGGGAACTCTATCCTTTGCCAACACTCATACTCTTAGATATCAAACTACCACGCCGTTCGGGTCTTGAGGTTCTCGAATGGATACGCCGCCAACCTCACTTGAAACGCTTGCTCGTCATTATGCTGACTTCTTCAGACCAAGACAGAGATATCAACCTAGCCTATGAACTAGGTGCTAACTCATATTTAACAAAACCAATAGGGATTGATAACCTACAGGAAATGGTTAACAGTATTAACAAATACTGGTTACTTCTTAATAAACAACCAGAAATTTAA